The Astyanax mexicanus isolate ESR-SI-001 chromosome 4, AstMex3_surface, whole genome shotgun sequence genome segment attattttggtatactatctcaatatttcgagatactatctcattattttgagatagtatgtcattatttttagatactatttcaatattctgagatattgagaaatattggtgcttttagaaGAATCATACagtatcaaaataagcctccggagagattagattaatttaataacacaCTGGACTTCTATTTTAGTGTGTTAAAGAGAGTGGCTGTGGCTCCGACTATTCTGTatggtatgtatgtgtataattgAGCAGAACAGCGATGTGGAACTCAATTAGTCAACTCCTTACTGTTACAGCAGAAAACAGTTCACAAAATAAtgacgtagtatctcaaaataatgacttactatctcaaaataatgacttagtatgtcaaaataatgagagcagtttacttaataataatttaaaaaatgtgctggattatttttacttttttaggcgGCGGGAACATGCTTCCATAGTTTACTcaatagtttaataaaataaaaaaatgcatagatAACCCAGTTAGTTAGCTATCTGTGAGAGTAGAGTGGCGTGCTGGAGATAGAGAGTTAAGgcactatatttttaaaatttctcATGTTTAATTTCTTCTCAAATTTGTTTTCAGAACCAAGAAACTGCAACAAGTTTTTTTTCAAGTTCTTGCCACCATCTACAGGGATGAGAGAGAATATTCAAGGAAGATCTATGATGTTGGCAACACTGAGCATCTTATTGAAACAGCATCGGCAGAACAACTTGGATATGTTGTTGTGAGAATTCTGAAATTCAACCCACAATTTCAGGAATTTATTGACGTAGATAGGAATGTAGACATCAGGAACTTAGATAGATTCCAGCTGTTCTTATCATGCAAAGAGACTGAATCATCTCAACCTATGGCCACTTCAGTGTCCCAAGCTCaggtatttacatttatattgtattactgcatttgttttttttttgttttttttagaaagtacatttagtagatgctgattttctttgtgcaGCATACTCAAGTTTCACAAGAGCATGACAAACTGAGGTCCATTTTGGAAAAGAAAGCACCAGAGACACTTGATGAACTCAAAACCAAAGGCACTGTGACAGAAAAAGCAAGAATAAAGCTTGTTAAATTATGTGTATCTGACCTGGTGGAAAAGCATGGATTGTGAGTAAAACAAACCACCTTTTTACAGCAAATAATACAGCAAATTATAGTGGCTTGTATAACACTGCTAAACTACAGCTTTATATTTAAGTTTTGAGTTGGTTTTGTTGTTCTTCTATTAATTACTTATCCAACAAGTACTGAAAAAGTGGCTCTAGCAAAGAACATCATCGCTGTCTTCCCTGAGAGTCCAGGTGGATGGAAACGGGGAAGGATTTGTAAGTACATGCTTTGGTTCTCAGTTGTAGATTGTACAAAATCATATTGATTGTTTTTAAAATTGGGCATGATTCTTGCTCATGCatgttatgttatttatgttGTGGTTAGCTTATGTAAGGATAAGCATctgctcaaatttaaataataataaaactgctcttcagatattttttttttcatgtcaattagtgtatttgtgtacataaattaaatctgaaaactagagattgaaacaaaaaaaaaataaaatccttaaGACAAACAAACGCAACAGTGTCCCTAGCATCTTTtgtaaatgccatttttttttatttcttaattttgtacTGCAGTTAAATGCCAAAAGTAAAAAGTGAAGTGGcatctaattatttgtattttttatgtgatttgtTTGGTACATTTCTCTTAGCTTTagtacaacatttaaaaatatatagttttttccagagatgtatgttattcttatttattaacaacattatCTTACCAGTAGCTGCTCTTACTGTTTTTTCTGTTAtgcttttgactttttttttatgccAGGAGCACTTTTACGATCCAGATTCTCATTCTGGATTTTTGGAAATGAGACTGCGCAACATTCGTCGAAAGCTAGAAGATGGTCAGCGGCGTTATAGGTCAAACAAACGACGCTGTGAAGATGGTCCTAATCCGGACAAGGAGGAGGAAGATGGTAGTGGGACAACTGAGTGGATCAACTTGATGAAAAGGCTCAGGccttctacagacaacatttcatcgATCAAAGCAGCAATGCAGAAAACCTTCACCTGGCGCAGATCATGGATAGCCAAACATTCCCCCTCCCTGTCTGAAATCTTTGAGGAATACCCACACTTCTTGGATATGCCAACTCTGGTAGGTACATTACATTTTGCTTCTTCATTAGGGCTCACTGTCAGTTTTATGCCATGTGTAATGTAAATAACttgataatattgttaagggttaTTATATAACACCGTTTAGCTGAAAAACATGTGCACTCATGGAGGTGATATGAATTTCTCAGTCAGTTAATTtatgataaaagtgaaaaaaggtctgtggcctgtttggaacTCAGTTTGGCAATttgtgtgttatttgtgtgtcatttttttgtttcttaaaagctTGATACAGAGTTTGGTAAAATGTTTGAGGGAAAAGGAGATTTGTTCTTAAGAAGATGGGAGGCTACCATCATTCCCAAGTTGAAGGCAATTGCCATCATGGAGACAGGTGATCTTGCATCTCTTAAGGACATGGAAAACCAGAATGAaggtatatattttcaaatataactcTCATTAGATTTCACATATAATGCTACAGCCTCTgtgtaatcttattttatttgtgtctgtgtctcaTTTTCAGATGAGAAGTGTTACACTATGCTTGTAGTCCTTACACATCTTCTGCCACCAGTTGCAATGAGTCGCTGTTCAGTGAAGTTTGCATTAACATTCCTTGTTGATTTTGTTCCAGTAAGTCCATCTAtcgatttgtctgtctatctagaataattttattataagatacattttgccttttttagtaaacaaataaatcataaagGACATTGAAGGTGGCTGATTTAGTTTAATCAAGTGTGAAAGTATGTAATTGTGTACATGCTTATTAACTGGAGTAACATAAAATTTAGAAACTGTTAAATCGGTCGTTTGCATTTTTAGTAAGTGTTTGCAGTAACAACTGATTAAACTCAAattttggtttcttttgtttgGTTACATTTTAGGCTGGAAGCAGCATTGCTTCTCTTTGTGATGACTGTTCTTCACAGACCAACCAGCCCCAGCTAATCTGTGTTGGAAATCTGAGGGCTGCCGCAAAGCAACATGTCATCGTTGGAAAGAGTGACCGAATCACTGTTCCCCTTGAAGAAGGACTGACATCTGCTGTGGACAAGCTATTTAAGCTCTACTGGGTGTGTAACCTGGCCTATCCATGTCAGCTAAGCTCCGTGTTCTGCTTCTTTGAACACATCTATGACATGCCTCTCTCAACTAGCCGGAAAGCTAAGGTACTGAAGCTCAGTTCGAAGGTTAAAGCATCACAATTCACAGCATAATGTACACTTGTCCAGAATGTCGACAGTCACAATTCACAGAAGTAAAGAAGCTAATTTGGCATCTTCGTGAAATACATGCATTGTCAAAGGGACTGAACTTCATTCTTATTTGCAGCCAGGATGGTTGTCCAAGGACTTACCACAACATCAAATCATTtactaagcatctttacagaGATCACCAGTTAACATGTACCACCGTGCACTGTTTGTTACTTCACATACTGTACTTGGCCTAACATATAGAACAGGTGGTGTGCTGCCACTTAAAACCAAACACTGtggagaatgtttgtttggtgagaTAATTCACATCATACCACGGGCTGATGCTGAGTCCTTTTTGATGTTTATCTGCATTCTTTCAATTGAGTACTTTGATgagcatttttatgcatatgtcaAGCGAACTAATGACTATGAAATGATCAGCTTAGATGATGCTTCAGATGTTAGGCCTCTTGATGTACTAGCCATTTACAACACAGACAAGCTGTACTTGAATCCAAGAtccaaattgtttagcctcacgttttgtagttctgtttttatGAAATGGGAATTTTATTTCTGTACTGATGTTCAATGTTAAATTCATCAGGTTTTCTAAAAATACgtgagaacagtgaacaattgtgactaattttatatgagctatgttttatacacccctttactgtttggacttttgtttttagatgttcattatcacaaaagacaatgaattagtcacaagcatgcatgtttttacatttaaaatatataaaaaacattgagTTAATTTATTTCTTATTCCAAACGAAACTGATTTTGAACTGTAACAAAcatgactgtttttacatttaaaatgttacaaacacgtgaatgttaattcattgctaattccaaaagaaaatttaaccatatataggcatgataataaaaatggaattgaattaattcgtttcatgctttttttaaaacatatttgatacattatcttgattatgcataatcaacacaagttgtgtaaaaaatgacacatttgtgagttcattagcctgacacatttagtgtgtaaaattggattacacactggatgtgtcagaatcaacacaacatgtgtcgtctctgagcacactcgcacaatgtgttaaaattcgacacagtctgagtcatttttgacacgtttctttttagagtgtacgtaaaagacttcctaaaatcaaacttgggtaaagggaggaactagaagagtttgtgacacagagaggaaaaaaggaggaaaaaaattggagcaagccagagctcagggtaaaaactggcatatatttatttttatgcaaactaagatccaacactgagtgactgtagacaggtgtttcagtttcattgtccaaccccggtatgtcccaaatgtgtctataaactgggtataggatatatatgatatctcaataaattttataaaacatattttctttttgtttgtttttttttgttttcagctcagaaagtcattttgttacatttgtaataatacttttcattaatttaagtaatgtctttttgtccacagatctttcagacacatcccatgtaaaaatgtccccagaactcgtcaagctagtcatacggttagcttattagaataggcagcagtgacttcatttaactcacaatagaaaaaagggcaattctgtttatattctttttcctaaagttcatattaatacttgtaaagggttaatcatttagtgggtgttaacatatgaacagctcaggcatgagggattgtggtagctgcctaccgtttcatacacagccagtctatctctgctctctcctactggtatgcagattagctaagtgtcaaacggtcaggttgttaccgtcatttaatggtccatattatgtcaatttacatttgagatttgtaggtataaacatacacatattctcacacatattttttcacagtttattttttcacctgcatatccgattagcctaaattttaccctgtatatttaattcccagcgccagagagctttattttcgtgataaatatttcttaaaactgcattgacactaatgtggtgacgtgtttgtgtgtgttgtgttggtacatgtagatcaggtgcagcagtgctgctggggtttttaaacacagggttcaaacaccttttacaaggtaaaattcaagcactttcaaggcccactttcaagtttttttcagcacctttgagcaaagtggtaaattaatgaaaactgcgattcagcgataatcaatatattgcaaaactattctccacacttcacagcgactgagctacttagaaaaaaaacacttctatgtaggtaaatagcaggagttatggatttattggtgtcagtttcacacaagttaaataccaatgttcacaaaatactgagtatctcaacataatgtgtatccaataaatttcgctCCACTTaacgattgaaagattattgatctactgttcgaattatgatgtatttggcatgatacgtcataaagaagaaaaggagatccagtccaaaattgtagttccgtcagattttattcaaagaatcttctgagcaaaacagtttttttggatacatcaaaaattgagtaaaaagattattgaaaaattgaattgaaataaaaaggtgaaaataagaggaaaaccccaaaggtgagaaaagttggggtttccagagttctcggctgtgtgaacaggacctgtggctctgtagtccctctcgggagaagctctcccgcccaactctactcttcttcctagacagagtctaataaatacaggcattcgcctggcctcagtctaatggtgtgtgaggaggctcctcacaccccccggatcctgatactgataagcagttattcatcctatacttcagccgagaactcggtcaccccaaccttatcagactatagattacatgtacagaaactcatggttctgctggaaaaaatcaatcatgctaagttgcaagaaaaacggccttgctttgagcacaaggacacaatatacatacattctaagtcacaatgtgaatcatcatgaatcgtgctaaatgcttgaataacatactgattaagtgaaatgctgatttagttacacacagattaaccctttaatcaatgaacaatgaacatagtaaggcaaaactcctccgtattcttacacacttgttaattcttcacaaaaaacaaacaaaaaaatcatatatttatgtttgcccaaaatgtggcaaaagtttgaaaagttcaagggggggccgaatacttttgcaaggcactgtatatagtggttgcttgaatgtatgtttggctgtgtacaaaagcttttggctaaatgcttaagttgaaagaatagataagattgcagatcttgcaatataaaagccttttattgaatcacatagatatgaatatgagtaaatacataaggtgatgtaaaacaacgataatagctggtactggataaaacaatcaataaagtaaatggattagatatttttagtacctttagagatataaaaaaaaacctttagcaaaacgataccaaataaggaaaagataacagagtatataactttagcaacacaacacaaccaaatatccctgtagattaacttgcagatttttaatcagactgactgaaccatagaccaatgagaaaaccagtagagcaggggtgtcaaactcatttttgccgagggccacattggcatattggctgtccactgagggccagatgtaacttataaatgtaataaaatgtaaccaaatgtaatataaaatgaatgtaattactccttaatgttaaataactctcaatatactatttattcaatcaaatattacagttgcatggaaaaaaatgtttgcttgttgctctattaacataaatccttttaatttgtcatgttatgaaatccaaaaactccatcaatcaagaaccaaactagtcaagtgaatagaaatgacattaaatacaagttaaattaactttgatcaaaacgtttgatactgaaataaggcttaataaatataaaattaaaaattgtgagctgttaagaacatgtgacagatttagcagttcctcagatttagcagttcctcatacaaccactagtcggagctgcagcagcagcacaagcccgcagtctttactcagtcagagctacagcccagccacgggctacagggctcagctgaggcagtctggagcgtttttacagtttttaaaattcttctgtgtagaaaataaagattttaaccccactaaccgaataatacagctctctacagttcatctttcagcccaagcagctaacagcagcagtttagagcagagtcacagagtcactgctcggattacattataaacaggtcagttagcgcgctgctaacctcaggatgtttataactacggagtttagtgaacacaccacggctgcaaggttagactgttgaaggctactgaagactaattaaaggttattggaggttattgaaagggttattgggggcagaaatcactaaaggctggttagataagtgattcacgtcctcgtcctttgctgcggtgaaactgtgactagcactgtcacagtgatgtttattaacgtcattaaaacagattttgtcagctattgtcttataaatatttacacagaacttatatctctcctaacaagcgtttattttggtcagtaacactcttcgtaacacaaaaggcataccggtctttcgccttgaagcacagccgtccgtctgcatcagcttctctttttctggacattatgggataaacgtttgtatgtctcaattccacccgcgaagttacaccttccctccggcagggtttccacatcaatgactacactgccgtgtagtggcagtaagccgtaacttcgcaggcaatacaatcgacaagcattgtgggaaatgtagtttttggtcaaagaacgcttctgacctatttattagacactaagatcttacaagctctcgcttggatgtggccacatttgcagtgcagtagagggaatcaaggatcctgcagtcttactgctgcatagcctgctgagtgttgctttcagtatggaaactacagctagaccgtttttttttttttttaactctgaaaaggattttgttggccttttgttgcaagctaagaatattctctactcctaagaatactctactcctttaaactacgacatctaaattttaaaagactaagtaatgctaatctaacatctggagcaaacactggcagtgccctcgctccaactacaaactacaaacgtggagtggaggaaaaaataaagaaagtttttatatgtaaacaattgagaatgtgttaaggctgtaaatgacataagttgaccaaatgatcatttcctacttatggcaaagcat includes the following:
- the LOC125801249 gene encoding uncharacterized protein LOC125801249 isoform X1, producing MATSVSQAQHTQVSQEHDKLRSILEKKAPETLDELKTKGTVTEKARIKLVKLCVSDLVEKHGFTEKVALAKNIIAVFPESPGGWKRGRIYSHSGFLEMRLRNIRRKLEDGQRRYRSNKRRCEDGPNPDKEEEDGSGTTEWINLMKRLRPSTDNISSIKAAMQKTFTWRRSWIAKHSPSLSEIFEEYPHFLDMPTLLDTEFGKMFEGKGDLFLRRWEATIIPKLKAIAIMETGDLASLKDMENQNEDEKCYTMLVVLTHLLPPVAMSRCSVKFALTFLVDFVPAGSSIASLCDDCSSQTNQPQLICVGNLRAAAKQHVIVGKSDRITVPLEEGLTSAVDKLFKLYWVCNLAYPCQLSSVFCFFEHIYDMPLSTSRKAKVLKLSSKVKASQFTA
- the LOC125801249 gene encoding uncharacterized protein LOC125801249 isoform X2, whose protein sequence is MRLRNIRRKLEDGQRRYRSNKRRCEDGPNPDKEEEDGSGTTEWINLMKRLRPSTDNISSIKAAMQKTFTWRRSWIAKHSPSLSEIFEEYPHFLDMPTLLDTEFGKMFEGKGDLFLRRWEATIIPKLKAIAIMETGDLASLKDMENQNEDEKCYTMLVVLTHLLPPVAMSRCSVKFALTFLVDFVPAGSSIASLCDDCSSQTNQPQLICVGNLRAAAKQHVIVGKSDRITVPLEEGLTSAVDKLFKLYWVCNLAYPCQLSSVFCFFEHIYDMPLSTSRKAKVLKLSSKVKASQFTA